Proteins encoded in a region of the Rothia mucilaginosa genome:
- the ruvB gene encoding Holliday junction branch migration DNA helicase RuvB: MEEEPEEKMIEAALRPKSLDDFVGQRRVRQQLSLVLEASKMRGRSADHVLLSGPPGLGKTTLAMIIAAEMEAPLRITSGPAIQHSGDLAAILSSLTPGEVLFLDEIHRMSRPAEEMLYMAMEDFRVDIVVGKGAGATSIPLELPQFTLVGATTRAGLLPGPLRDRFGFTGHLEFYSVEELELVLRRSAGLMDMQITSEGFTEIAGRSRGTPRIANRLLRRVRDWALVNGVDRINATHAATALDMYEVDSRGLDRLDRAVLEALIHKFGGGPVGLSTLAIAVGEETETVETVAEPYLVREGLIGRTPRGRVALPAAWEHLGLEAPEIQL, encoded by the coding sequence CTTTGTGGGTCAGCGCCGCGTGCGTCAGCAGCTGTCCCTGGTGTTGGAGGCTTCGAAGATGCGTGGCCGTAGCGCCGACCATGTGCTGCTGTCGGGCCCTCCCGGTCTGGGTAAGACCACTCTCGCGATGATTATTGCGGCTGAGATGGAGGCGCCGCTGCGCATCACCTCCGGCCCGGCGATTCAGCATTCGGGTGATTTGGCGGCGATTCTGTCTTCGCTGACCCCCGGCGAGGTGTTGTTCCTGGATGAGATTCACCGTATGAGCCGCCCGGCTGAGGAAATGCTCTACATGGCGATGGAAGATTTCCGCGTGGACATCGTGGTCGGTAAGGGTGCGGGTGCGACCTCCATTCCGTTGGAGCTGCCGCAGTTCACCCTGGTGGGTGCGACGACCCGTGCGGGTCTGCTGCCGGGTCCTCTGCGTGACCGCTTCGGTTTTACCGGTCACCTGGAGTTCTACTCGGTGGAGGAGCTTGAGCTGGTGCTTCGCCGTAGTGCGGGCCTGATGGACATGCAGATTACCTCCGAGGGATTCACCGAGATTGCCGGTCGTTCCCGAGGCACGCCCCGTATCGCGAACCGCCTGCTGCGTCGTGTGCGTGACTGGGCGCTGGTCAACGGCGTGGACCGCATTAACGCGACCCATGCCGCAACCGCGCTGGACATGTACGAGGTGGATTCGCGCGGCCTGGACCGCCTGGACCGTGCCGTGCTGGAGGCGCTGATTCACAAGTTCGGCGGCGGCCCGGTGGGTCTGTCCACCCTCGCCATTGCGGTGGGTGAAGAGACGGAGACCGTGGAGACGGTTGCCGAACCGTACCTGGTGCGTGAGGGCCTGATCGGTCGCACCCCGCGCGGTCGTGTGGCTCTGCCCGCGGCGTGGGAGCACCTCGGCTTGGAGGCCCCGGAGATTCAGCTTTAG
- the yajC gene encoding preprotein translocase subunit YajC yields MDFNLLIMIAMMALLAWMMFSAQKRQRKQMEELRAMQQSLVPGTQVMTGSGIYGTVVSTDLENNKLQLQIADGVVITLALNAIMTVVEEEAPAAPLTEDVYEATASEAPASDTSSDTAK; encoded by the coding sequence ATGGATTTTAACCTCCTGATTATGATCGCCATGATGGCGCTGCTGGCATGGATGATGTTCTCTGCACAGAAGCGTCAGCGTAAGCAGATGGAGGAACTGCGCGCAATGCAGCAGTCTCTCGTCCCCGGCACCCAGGTGATGACTGGTTCCGGCATCTACGGCACCGTTGTCAGCACTGACCTTGAGAACAACAAGCTGCAGCTTCAGATTGCGGACGGTGTTGTTATCACCCTGGCACTGAACGCGATTATGACTGTCGTTGAGGAGGAAGCCCCCGCGGCACCCCTGACCGAGGACGTGTACGAGGCTACCGCATCCGAAGCTCCCGCTTCCGATACCTCTTCTGATACTGCTAAGTAA
- the secD gene encoding protein translocase subunit SecD, whose product MAKRSPLAAARGALLSMVLLMVVMAAGIFGSTYSGGSWAPKLALDLSGGTQMILSPKVNGSSDENVSQEQLNQAVEIIRQRVDGAGVSEAEVTTSFGSGNNVVVSVPGTISAETRQLIQASANMTFRPVLVAGAGTAVAEDARTADDKLPKPSAEPTDGSDRNWITADLYKQYEAKDCTAARNEDADSADPTKPMVACSTDGQEKYILGPVELSGSDISTASHSQETTGQGVTTGRWAVNIQFNDEAREKFQNITSRLNAIRAQNANDPRARFAILLDGKVLSSPVSQAVISDGKPQITGNFTEQEAKALADQLKYGALPISFTIQSEQQISATLGSEQLRVGLLTGLIGLLLVFVYSLFQYRLLGFVTMMSLVVAGIISYEAIVLLGWALNYRLSLAGVAGLIVAIGATADSFIVYFERIRDEIRAGRTIPSAVNHGWKRASRTILASKAVNLLAAVVLYVVSVGSVKGFAFTLGLTAIADLLVVYLFTHPMLTLLANTRYFGEGHRHSGLSPESLGATPLYRGAGRLRSPEEKQLSIAERRRAERAAAEADESASDEKKES is encoded by the coding sequence ATGGCTAAGCGTTCACCGCTTGCAGCCGCGCGAGGGGCGCTCCTCTCGATGGTCCTGCTCATGGTTGTTATGGCTGCCGGTATTTTCGGTAGCACCTATTCGGGAGGTTCGTGGGCGCCGAAGCTCGCCCTGGACCTTTCGGGTGGTACTCAGATGATTCTTTCTCCGAAGGTTAACGGCTCTTCGGATGAGAACGTCTCCCAGGAGCAGTTGAACCAGGCGGTTGAGATTATTCGTCAGCGCGTTGATGGTGCTGGCGTTTCGGAGGCGGAGGTTACGACCTCTTTCGGTTCGGGTAATAATGTGGTTGTTTCGGTTCCCGGAACGATTAGCGCTGAGACTCGTCAGCTGATTCAGGCGTCTGCAAATATGACGTTCCGCCCGGTTCTTGTAGCCGGTGCCGGTACTGCGGTGGCTGAGGATGCCCGCACTGCGGACGATAAGCTGCCCAAGCCGTCCGCGGAGCCGACTGACGGTTCGGACCGTAACTGGATTACTGCGGACCTGTACAAGCAGTATGAGGCGAAGGACTGCACCGCGGCACGTAATGAGGACGCCGATAGTGCGGACCCGACTAAGCCGATGGTGGCGTGTTCCACTGACGGTCAGGAGAAGTACATTCTGGGTCCTGTGGAGCTGAGCGGTAGCGATATTTCTACCGCAAGCCACTCGCAGGAGACGACCGGTCAGGGCGTGACTACGGGCCGTTGGGCTGTGAACATTCAGTTCAACGATGAGGCTCGTGAGAAGTTCCAGAACATTACTTCTCGCCTGAACGCGATTCGTGCACAGAACGCAAATGATCCGCGTGCCCGCTTCGCGATTCTGCTGGACGGCAAGGTGCTGTCTTCCCCGGTGTCGCAGGCTGTGATTTCTGACGGTAAGCCGCAGATTACCGGTAACTTCACCGAGCAGGAGGCGAAGGCTCTCGCCGATCAGCTCAAGTACGGTGCCCTGCCGATTAGCTTCACAATCCAGTCGGAGCAGCAGATTTCTGCGACCCTGGGTTCGGAGCAGCTGCGTGTGGGTCTGCTGACCGGCCTGATTGGTCTGCTGCTGGTGTTCGTGTACTCGCTGTTCCAGTACCGTCTGTTGGGCTTTGTCACGATGATGTCGCTGGTTGTGGCTGGCATCATCTCGTATGAGGCGATTGTGCTGCTGGGTTGGGCGTTGAACTACCGCCTGTCCCTGGCTGGTGTGGCGGGTCTGATTGTGGCGATTGGTGCTACGGCTGACTCGTTCATCGTCTACTTCGAGCGTATCCGTGACGAGATCCGTGCGGGCCGCACGATTCCCTCGGCCGTGAACCACGGTTGGAAGCGCGCATCCCGCACGATTCTGGCCTCGAAGGCCGTGAACCTGCTGGCCGCCGTGGTACTGTACGTGGTGTCCGTGGGTTCGGTGAAGGGCTTCGCGTTCACGCTGGGCCTGACCGCAATCGCCGACCTTCTGGTGGTGTACCTGTTCACCCACCCGATGCTGACTCTGCTGGCGAATACCCGCTACTTCGGTGAGGGTCACCGACACTCGGGCTTGTCGCCTGAGTCGCTGGGCGCTACGCCGCTGTACCGTGGTGCCGGTCGCCTCCGCAGCCCGGAGGAGAAGCAGCTGAGCATCGCTGAGCGTCGCCGTGCAGAGCGTGCTGCCGCTGAGGCTGACGAGTCTGCTTCTGATGAGAAGAAGGAGAGCTAA
- the secF gene encoding protein translocase subunit SecF — MATDVKPNAFARFGNDLHSGARSYPFVGKRRLWLLLAAVLMAVSVLIPAVGGGFNLGIDFRGGSEFVVSKTAHVDTATGERIIHEKAKDASDVRVTNIAPGTIRAQMSKLSDDETLQVKAALQEGYGVSENDVTSSFVGPTWGADVTRQAFWGLVAFVVLALIGMAFYFRTWKMSLASIAGLFFTVVVTVGLYAAFGFEITPSAIIGFLTILSYSLYDSVVVFDKIRENTEDVLERRDTTFAEQINLAVNQTLVRSINTAIVGVLPVGAILFIGAFILGAGTLQDLSLSLFVGILVGMFGTLFVSAPLYASLRLGEPQIREHTAKVESGNFKDAEDADEADAEGSEEPAEASKPEKSSRSADSADEATDADNAAEKPAKKPARATIEIHRVNLNG, encoded by the coding sequence ATGGCTACCGATGTGAAACCTAATGCTTTTGCCCGCTTCGGTAATGACCTGCATTCGGGTGCCCGCTCGTACCCCTTCGTGGGTAAGCGCCGCCTGTGGCTGTTGCTTGCGGCTGTGCTGATGGCGGTTTCGGTTCTGATTCCGGCTGTTGGTGGCGGCTTCAACCTGGGTATTGATTTCCGTGGCGGTTCGGAGTTCGTGGTCTCGAAGACCGCGCACGTTGATACTGCTACGGGTGAGCGCATCATTCACGAGAAGGCGAAGGACGCTTCGGATGTTCGCGTGACCAATATTGCGCCGGGTACGATTCGTGCCCAGATGAGCAAGCTCAGCGATGATGAGACTCTGCAGGTGAAGGCGGCTCTGCAGGAGGGTTACGGCGTTTCTGAGAATGACGTGACCTCCTCGTTTGTGGGCCCGACCTGGGGTGCGGATGTGACCCGTCAGGCGTTCTGGGGTCTGGTCGCGTTTGTGGTGCTTGCGCTGATTGGTATGGCGTTCTATTTCCGCACCTGGAAGATGTCGCTGGCGTCTATTGCGGGCCTGTTTTTCACCGTGGTGGTGACGGTTGGCCTGTACGCCGCGTTCGGCTTCGAGATCACTCCGAGTGCGATTATTGGTTTCTTGACGATTCTGAGCTACTCGCTGTACGACTCGGTGGTGGTGTTCGATAAGATCCGTGAGAACACCGAGGATGTGCTGGAACGCCGCGACACGACTTTTGCCGAGCAGATTAACCTGGCGGTGAACCAGACTCTGGTCCGTTCGATTAACACCGCTATTGTGGGTGTTCTGCCGGTGGGCGCGATCTTGTTCATTGGTGCGTTCATCCTGGGTGCGGGTACTCTGCAGGACCTGTCCCTGTCGCTATTCGTGGGTATTCTGGTGGGCATGTTCGGTACGCTGTTCGTGTCTGCGCCGCTGTATGCTTCGCTGCGTTTGGGCGAGCCCCAGATTCGTGAGCACACCGCGAAGGTGGAGAGCGGCAACTTCAAGGACGCTGAGGATGCTGACGAGGCCGATGCTGAGGGCTCGGAGGAGCCCGCCGAGGCTTCTAAGCCTGAGAAGTCCAGCAGGTCTGCGGACTCTGCCGACGAGGCGACCGATGCGGACAACGCAGCCGAGAAGCCCGCTAAGAAGCCGGCACGTGCAACCATTGAGATTCACCGCGTGAACTTGAACGGTTAG
- a CDS encoding RelA/SpoT family protein produces the protein MSAEPAVNTNAENPAGTAEKPAVRPAGPIPLPETDSSDAKKKRGSHRVMAAGGRVPNRLVFGSRSSTMEASDSHGGTIRFSPMIAPVVRAVRRYHPDEDIQVLQRAYEVANRCHEGQKRKSGDPYITHPVAVTAILAEMGATGPVLAAGLLHDTVEDTDYTMEQLTEEFGEEVAYLVDGVTKLDKMTYGENASIETIRKLVLSMSKDIRVLLIKLADRLHNARTWRFVPQASAAKKAEETLKIYAPLAHRLGLNTIKWELEDLSFAAMSPEIYAEMVRMVGERTPALEKFLNEARTKITDRLKEVGIDATVTGRPKHYYSIHQKMKTKGRSFDEINDILAVRIMVEEEAECYTVLGHVLSLWPSMTGRFKDYIKNPKNNNYQSLHLTVYGPGNLPLEIQIRTYKMHEEAEYGVAAHWRYKAASRGEKVAARGGAPAKDPKEPGTQTSAMMNVGILQSIAEISNSNPESEKFYESLADTLDTDEIVVLTPNGEAIALPNGSTPVDFAYAIHSEVGDRTVGAKVNGRLVPLHTVLPTGATVEIMTTKNEDAGPSEDWLKFVRSSRARTKIRQYFAKERRLEALLAGREMLTKSMRNSELPLQKMMSPEIMTQVAQLLHKNDVASLYRAIGEHEIAPKQVIDTLVEVHRGDEPAPEVEVSDFDETLLKSTRKAIGDNGVIVPGAEGVLTKIARCCTPVPPDDIIGIVTRYNGISVHRRDCPNMRNADEEPRVTTVEWASSPTATYRVQIQVEALDRKGLLSDLIRAISESGVNILDARVHTSEDRTVVDRFALELGDRFMLEHVLNVVRNVTGVYKAYRLTGAKPSEA, from the coding sequence ATGAGTGCAGAACCTGCCGTGAACACCAACGCTGAGAACCCTGCAGGGACCGCCGAGAAGCCCGCGGTTCGGCCCGCTGGCCCGATTCCTCTGCCTGAAACTGATTCGTCTGACGCAAAGAAGAAACGCGGCTCGCACCGCGTCATGGCTGCTGGCGGACGTGTGCCGAACCGCCTCGTCTTCGGTAGCCGCAGCAGCACGATGGAGGCGTCCGATTCGCACGGCGGCACCATCCGTTTCTCCCCGATGATTGCGCCGGTCGTGCGTGCCGTGCGCCGCTACCACCCGGATGAGGACATTCAGGTGCTGCAGCGTGCCTACGAGGTGGCGAACCGCTGCCACGAGGGTCAGAAGCGTAAGAGTGGCGACCCGTACATCACCCACCCGGTCGCCGTGACTGCGATTCTTGCGGAGATGGGCGCGACCGGCCCCGTGCTCGCCGCCGGCCTGCTGCATGACACGGTGGAAGACACCGACTACACGATGGAGCAGCTCACCGAAGAGTTCGGTGAGGAGGTCGCCTACCTGGTCGACGGCGTGACCAAGCTGGACAAGATGACCTACGGCGAGAACGCCTCCATCGAGACAATCCGCAAGCTTGTGCTGTCCATGAGCAAGGACATCCGCGTGCTGCTCATCAAGCTTGCCGACCGCCTGCACAACGCCCGCACCTGGCGTTTTGTGCCGCAGGCTTCTGCCGCGAAGAAGGCAGAAGAGACCCTGAAGATTTACGCGCCGCTCGCGCACCGCCTGGGCCTGAACACGATCAAGTGGGAGCTGGAGGACCTGTCCTTCGCCGCCATGAGCCCGGAAATTTACGCCGAAATGGTGCGCATGGTCGGCGAACGCACCCCCGCGCTCGAAAAGTTCCTGAACGAGGCGCGCACCAAGATTACGGACCGCCTGAAAGAGGTGGGCATCGACGCGACCGTGACGGGCCGCCCGAAGCACTACTATTCGATTCATCAGAAGATGAAGACGAAGGGCCGCAGCTTCGACGAGATTAACGACATCCTTGCCGTGCGCATCATGGTTGAGGAAGAGGCGGAATGCTACACGGTGCTCGGCCACGTGCTGTCCCTGTGGCCGTCGATGACCGGCCGTTTCAAGGACTACATTAAGAACCCGAAGAACAATAACTACCAGTCGCTGCACCTGACCGTGTACGGTCCGGGCAACCTGCCGCTTGAGATTCAGATCCGCACCTACAAGATGCACGAGGAAGCTGAGTACGGTGTGGCGGCGCACTGGCGCTACAAGGCGGCGTCGCGCGGCGAGAAGGTCGCTGCTCGTGGCGGCGCGCCCGCGAAGGACCCGAAGGAGCCGGGCACCCAGACTTCGGCGATGATGAACGTCGGCATCCTGCAGTCTATTGCCGAGATTTCGAACTCCAACCCTGAGTCGGAGAAGTTCTATGAGTCGCTCGCTGACACTCTCGACACCGACGAAATCGTGGTTCTCACCCCCAACGGTGAGGCAATCGCCCTGCCCAACGGCTCCACCCCCGTGGACTTCGCCTACGCCATCCACAGTGAAGTCGGCGACCGCACCGTCGGCGCGAAGGTCAACGGCCGCCTCGTGCCGCTGCACACGGTCCTGCCCACCGGCGCCACCGTGGAGATTATGACCACGAAGAACGAGGACGCCGGCCCCAGCGAGGACTGGCTGAAGTTCGTTCGCTCCTCACGCGCTCGCACGAAGATCCGCCAGTACTTCGCGAAGGAACGCCGCCTGGAGGCTCTGCTCGCCGGCCGCGAGATGCTCACTAAGAGCATGCGTAACAGTGAGCTGCCGCTGCAGAAGATGATGAGCCCGGAGATCATGACTCAGGTGGCTCAGCTGCTGCACAAGAATGATGTGGCGTCGCTGTACCGTGCGATTGGTGAGCACGAGATCGCGCCGAAGCAGGTCATTGACACCCTCGTTGAGGTGCACCGCGGCGACGAGCCGGCACCCGAGGTTGAGGTCAGCGACTTTGACGAGACGCTGCTGAAGTCCACCCGCAAGGCGATTGGCGATAACGGCGTGATTGTGCCGGGCGCTGAGGGTGTGCTGACGAAGATTGCGCGCTGCTGCACCCCGGTCCCGCCGGATGACATTATCGGCATTGTGACCCGCTATAACGGTATTTCGGTGCATCGCCGTGACTGCCCGAACATGCGTAACGCTGACGAGGAGCCGCGCGTGACCACGGTCGAGTGGGCGTCTTCGCCGACCGCTACGTACCGTGTGCAGATTCAGGTGGAGGCGCTGGACCGTAAGGGCCTGCTGAGCGACCTGATTCGTGCGATTTCTGAGTCGGGCGTGAACATTCTGGATGCGCGCGTGCACACTTCGGAGGATCGTACCGTGGTGGACCGCTTCGCCCTGGAGCTGGGTGACCGCTTCATGCTGGAGCACGTGCTGAACGTGGTCCGTAACGTGACGGGCGTGTACAAGGCGTACCGCCTGACCGGCGCGAAGCCCTCGGAGGCGTAG
- a CDS encoding DUF3320 domain-containing protein, whose translation MSIEKANAYTFSCLEYLGRELDPLLTRLVVEKGVMSQSQVEEYGWVSILLYLDDQRKRKVELSRYNPRDVQLQLRMLTEPVGTPERKHPFEPDSSRTVGTYAQDLRIFRNKKMHGRDMNRNDAVRIYDSAARLFEALGAPEQQEWCESQLNRVHADLFGAGEVAPVRRELDEEVRQAVSTAREVKTEVSAPRGAFTRPAPVSRPAQPAAPASASQPASVSDSSVPPLCLAVGEGRYPFEPWEPISLGDRDIFDSLRSKRSKDQMSAALEEIVSAEGPVQADRLATLAAQCFGVSRLAKKNRDWIIRLADRMPELQVDEHKFVWHVEEPREEYGEFRPSVDGAVREFDQISPVEIANAWRFYEQNPELMDDGQDVESAVLATFGRKRRTAKVKAQLELAKALLAA comes from the coding sequence ATGTCTATTGAAAAGGCAAACGCTTACACTTTCTCTTGTTTGGAGTATTTGGGCCGTGAGCTTGATCCGCTGCTGACTCGCTTGGTGGTGGAGAAGGGGGTGATGTCCCAGTCTCAGGTAGAGGAGTATGGCTGGGTTTCTATTCTGCTTTACTTGGATGATCAGCGTAAGCGCAAGGTGGAGTTGAGCCGTTACAACCCGCGAGACGTTCAGCTTCAGTTGCGTATGCTGACTGAGCCGGTAGGTACTCCGGAGCGGAAGCACCCATTTGAGCCTGATTCGAGCCGTACCGTGGGTACGTATGCGCAGGATTTGCGTATTTTCCGCAACAAGAAGATGCACGGCAGGGATATGAACCGCAATGATGCGGTGCGTATCTACGATTCGGCGGCGCGTCTTTTTGAGGCGTTGGGTGCGCCGGAGCAGCAGGAGTGGTGTGAGAGCCAGCTGAACCGTGTGCATGCTGATTTGTTTGGTGCTGGTGAGGTGGCACCGGTTCGTCGTGAGCTGGATGAGGAGGTTCGTCAGGCTGTGTCGACTGCCCGTGAGGTGAAGACTGAGGTGTCTGCGCCTCGTGGTGCGTTTACTCGCCCGGCACCGGTTTCTCGACCTGCCCAGCCTGCGGCTCCTGCTTCGGCTTCTCAGCCGGCATCGGTCTCTGATTCCTCGGTTCCTCCGCTGTGTCTTGCGGTGGGGGAGGGCCGTTACCCGTTTGAGCCGTGGGAGCCGATTTCGCTGGGTGATCGCGATATTTTTGATTCGCTGCGCAGTAAGCGTTCTAAGGATCAGATGTCTGCTGCTCTTGAAGAGATTGTGTCTGCTGAGGGCCCGGTTCAGGCTGATCGTTTGGCTACTTTGGCGGCGCAGTGCTTTGGTGTGAGCCGTTTGGCGAAGAAGAACCGCGACTGGATTATCCGTTTGGCGGACCGTATGCCCGAGCTGCAGGTGGATGAGCATAAGTTCGTGTGGCATGTTGAAGAGCCGCGCGAGGAGTATGGCGAGTTCCGTCCTTCGGTGGATGGTGCGGTGCGCGAGTTTGACCAGATTAGCCCGGTTGAGATTGCGAATGCTTGGCGCTTCTATGAGCAGAATCCTGAGTTGATGGATGATGGCCAGGATGTTGAGTCGGCTGTGTTGGCGACTTTTGGCCGTAAGCGTCGTACTGCGAAGGTTAAGGCTCAGTTGGAGCTGGCTAAGGCGCTGTTGGCTGCCTAG